GCGATGGGCGATCGCTTATAAATATCCGGCGCGAAAAGCGACGACCAAACTGCTTGCCATCACGATACAGGTCGGACGGACCGGAGCGTTGACGCCGGTCGCGAATCTCGAACCGGTACTCTTAGCGGGATCCACTGTTGCGCGTGCGTCGCTGCATAATGAAGACGAGATCAAGCGGCTCGGAATTCGCATCGGCGACACGGTAGAGATCGAAAAAAGCGGCGAGATAATTCCCCAGGTTCTCGGTGTGGTCGAAGCAAAGCGCGACGGCACTGAGACCGGTTTCGAATTCCCGACGGTGTGCCCGGTCTGCGGTTCGCCCGCGGTCCGACCTGAAGGCGAGGCTGTTCGCCGCTGTACGAATCCCGATTGCCCGGCGAAGCTGAAGGCTCGCATTCAATATTTCGCTTCGCGAAAGGCTATGGACATCGAAGGACTCGGGGAGGTTCTGGTCGAAACGCTTGTTGACAAAGAGATGGTCCGCGACGTCGCCGATCTCTACAGCCTGAAGTTGGAGGACATCGCCGCTTTAGAACGAATGGCAGAGAAGTCAGGCACGAACCTTATTGAACAGATCGAAGCGAGTAAGTCGCGTGGGCTCCAGCGTCTGCTGTACGGGATCGACATTCGCCACGTCGGCGAGAGGTACGCAAAGATACTCGCCGGTAATTTCCGCAGCATCGACCGAATTGCTGCAGCAAGCGTAGAGGAACTCGACGACATCCCCGAGATCGGCCTCGCCGTCGCCGAGAGCGTTTATTCTTGGTTCCGTGACGCCAAGAACATCGAACTCGTCGAAAGGCTTAAGGCTGCCGGCGTGCACGTCGAAATGGATGCTTCCTCGACCGCTGCTCTCGATGAACGCTTCATTGGCAAGACCTTCGTCCTTACCGGCAAGCTCGAAAACTACACCCGCGACGAAGCCGCCAAACTGATCGAAGACCGTGGCGGCCGCGTCTCGTCATCCGTCAGCAAAAAGACCGACTACGTAGTCGCCGGCTCCGACGCCGGCTCAAAACTAACAAAGGCGGAGAGTTTGGGTGTTGCAGTTCTGAACGAAGCTGAATTCGCGAAAATGGTGTCATGAATAACGGGATCTCAATGATTGAGACATTGCGGGATTTCGTCTTGAAAGCGAACGAACTCGGCATTGAATATATGGTAACCGGTTCGTTTGCCATGAGCGCATACGGCGAGATCCGATTTACACGCGACATCGATGTCGTCGTCCAGATAACAGAGAAAGATGTTGCTCGAATTACCAGGAAGTTCGAGACTGAATATTACGTCAGTGATGAGTCAATTAGAAATGCGATCGCGCGTAAATCGATGTTCAACGTCATTAGCAATACGCACGGCGGTAAAGTTGATTGCATTGTGATGAAAGACGATGAGTTCGCTCGCTATAGTTTCACCCGTCGGTGGAAGGCGTCTGTTTCAGGCTTGGATTTCTGGGTGACAACAAAGGAAGATCTGATAATCGCTAAATTGAACTGGGCTCGAGATTCGCATTCTGAGATGCAAATTCGCGATATTGCCAATCTAACATCAAGCGAATATGATTCAATTTATGTTTCGGAGTGGATAGAACGGCTTGATTTGAACGGTATCTGGTCTGAAGTCGGACAATGGAA
The DNA window shown above is from Chloracidobacterium sp. and carries:
- the ligA gene encoding NAD-dependent DNA ligase LigA, with amino-acid sequence MSSKIQSEIEGLRAEIERHNELYYQKAEPEISDYEFDMMLERLRALEAEHPELITPDSPTQRVGGKADSLRPFKHTVPLMSLDNSYSLDELKAFTERCEKLAEGRRLEYVAELKIDGLSVSLHYENGILMTAATRGDGQTGDEVTQNAKTIRTVPLRLKTDAPQHAEVRGEVFLSRSQFARINAELEMQGEKTFANPRNCASGTLRMLDSQIVASRRLDMFPYDVIRGNQKMFATHWENFEWLDRNGFNVNPNRALCSGFDDLVAFINEMETHRDALDYEIDGVVVKVNSTALQEEFGATTKAPRWAIAYKYPARKATTKLLAITIQVGRTGALTPVANLEPVLLAGSTVARASLHNEDEIKRLGIRIGDTVEIEKSGEIIPQVLGVVEAKRDGTETGFEFPTVCPVCGSPAVRPEGEAVRRCTNPDCPAKLKARIQYFASRKAMDIEGLGEVLVETLVDKEMVRDVADLYSLKLEDIAALERMAEKSGTNLIEQIEASKSRGLQRLLYGIDIRHVGERYAKILAGNFRSIDRIAAASVEELDDIPEIGLAVAESVYSWFRDAKNIELVERLKAAGVHVEMDASSTAALDERFIGKTFVLTGKLENYTRDEAAKLIEDRGGRVSSSVSKKTDYVVAGSDAGSKLTKAESLGVAVLNEAEFAKMVS